The following are encoded together in the Kribbella sp. CA-293567 genome:
- a CDS encoding ABC transporter permease: MVTVEATPVFDHPWMRFAARRLGRIVVSVWVLITAAFLMIHLVPGDPVRTVLGPTATAEVVAAKREALGLNDSLWLQYVHYLQGMLSGDLGTALTSNLPVSQVIGQRLPTTATLAVLAFLLAVVVSIPIGVFMGVLTRGGRARRAELSFTSMSVVLGAIPEFLLAVGLVYVFGVSLGWLPVAGRSGPASYVLPVVALAIGPAAVLSRIVRVEMLSVLSADYVRTARAKRLRPAAVYFEHALPNTLTATLTLGGLLLSVMVAGTVLVENVFAWPGLGTTMISSILARDYPIVQAIVLVYGVGVLLVNLVVDVALAVLDPRSAIRES; encoded by the coding sequence ATGGTCACCGTAGAAGCCACGCCGGTGTTCGACCATCCCTGGATGCGGTTCGCGGCCCGCCGGCTTGGCCGGATCGTGGTGTCGGTCTGGGTACTGATCACGGCGGCGTTCCTGATGATCCACCTCGTGCCTGGCGACCCCGTGCGCACCGTGCTCGGGCCGACCGCCACGGCCGAGGTGGTCGCCGCCAAGCGCGAGGCGCTCGGGCTGAACGATTCGCTGTGGCTGCAGTATGTCCACTACCTGCAGGGCATGCTCAGCGGCGACCTCGGTACGGCGCTCACATCGAATCTGCCGGTGTCCCAGGTGATCGGTCAGCGGCTGCCGACCACCGCCACGCTCGCAGTGCTGGCGTTCTTGCTCGCGGTCGTGGTCTCGATCCCGATCGGGGTGTTCATGGGCGTGCTGACGCGCGGTGGACGTGCTCGGCGTGCCGAGTTGTCCTTCACCAGCATGAGCGTCGTGCTGGGTGCGATTCCCGAGTTCCTGCTGGCGGTGGGGCTGGTCTACGTGTTCGGGGTGAGTCTCGGCTGGCTGCCGGTGGCCGGCCGATCCGGACCTGCGTCGTACGTGCTGCCGGTGGTTGCGCTCGCGATCGGACCGGCCGCCGTACTGAGCCGGATCGTGCGGGTGGAGATGCTGAGCGTGTTGTCGGCCGACTACGTGCGGACTGCGCGGGCCAAGCGGCTTCGGCCCGCGGCGGTGTACTTCGAGCATGCGTTGCCGAACACGCTGACCGCGACGCTCACGCTCGGCGGGCTCTTGCTGAGCGTGATGGTCGCGGGGACGGTGCTCGTGGAGAACGTGTTCGCGTGGCCGGGGCTCGGGACCACGATGATCAGCTCGATCCTGGCCCGCGACTATCCGATCGTCCAGGCAATCGTGCTCGTGTACGGCGTCGGAGTCCTGCTGGTGAATCTCGTCGTCGATGTGGCTCTCGCGGTGCTTGATCCGCGGTCCGCGATCAGGGAGAGCTGA
- a CDS encoding ABC transporter substrate-binding protein → MKRISAPAAVCAAVLVASGCGGASPAAEDQALVDGATFTFNIDSDPGNLDPQAGASSWVQQLGRFGYDPLIHIDANGKLLPGLAIAWTVEGNQVELTVKKGVTCSDSAPFTAADVATNIAWVADPKNKSPLLGVYLPAGTKAMADDTAGTVTLTAPRVGSFVLNGLAKLPMVCGKGLQDRKVLAQGMSGTGPYTLTSVAANDQYTLTKRDGYIWGPDGFGTATSGLPQKVVAKVVPSATTAANLLLSGGLNAATVLGPDVKRLQGANLYTAKMPLLVGEMWFNQAADRPAASQEVREALTRALDLPQLAKVLTSGSGTAPTTLSSVVPLACPGDSVSAVLPTHDLEKAKQLLDQAGWVAGAGGVRAKAGKPLALTFSFNTAFGTGISAAGELATKAWTELGVKITSKPKDTTAINGSLFGTGDWDIAWVGVGSSSPDQLVPFVSGPVPPSGTNFAHIDNAAYGAVIAAAAKLQGADSCAAWLKAESELVADVDVVPFANDVIQTFGKGARFENIGGLVPSSIRMLAG, encoded by the coding sequence ATGAAGAGAATTTCTGCACCCGCTGCTGTTTGCGCAGCGGTGCTGGTCGCCTCGGGCTGCGGCGGCGCGAGCCCCGCGGCCGAGGATCAGGCCCTGGTCGACGGCGCCACGTTCACGTTCAACATCGACTCCGACCCCGGCAACCTCGATCCGCAGGCCGGAGCCAGCAGCTGGGTCCAGCAGCTCGGGCGGTTCGGCTACGACCCACTCATCCATATCGATGCCAACGGCAAGCTTCTGCCGGGCCTGGCCATCGCGTGGACGGTGGAGGGCAACCAGGTCGAACTCACCGTCAAGAAGGGTGTCACCTGCTCCGACAGTGCGCCGTTCACCGCAGCGGACGTGGCCACCAACATCGCCTGGGTCGCGGACCCGAAGAACAAGAGCCCGCTGCTCGGCGTCTATCTCCCGGCCGGCACGAAGGCGATGGCGGACGATACCGCGGGCACGGTGACACTGACCGCGCCGCGCGTCGGTTCGTTCGTGCTCAACGGGTTGGCGAAGCTCCCGATGGTCTGCGGCAAAGGCCTGCAGGACCGCAAAGTCCTGGCCCAGGGAATGTCCGGCACCGGCCCCTACACGTTGACGTCGGTTGCGGCGAACGACCAGTACACGTTGACGAAACGCGATGGTTACATCTGGGGACCGGACGGCTTCGGTACGGCGACCAGCGGTCTGCCGCAGAAGGTTGTGGCCAAGGTCGTCCCGAGCGCGACCACCGCCGCGAATCTCCTGCTCTCCGGCGGACTGAACGCCGCCACCGTGCTCGGACCGGACGTCAAGCGACTGCAGGGCGCGAACCTGTACACCGCCAAGATGCCGCTCCTGGTCGGTGAGATGTGGTTCAACCAAGCTGCGGATCGCCCAGCTGCCTCCCAAGAGGTCCGCGAAGCGCTCACACGTGCTCTCGACCTACCGCAGCTCGCCAAGGTCCTCACCTCCGGATCCGGTACGGCGCCGACCACGCTCTCGTCCGTCGTGCCTCTGGCGTGTCCCGGCGACTCGGTTTCTGCGGTCCTGCCAACCCATGACCTGGAAAAGGCGAAGCAGCTGCTGGACCAGGCGGGTTGGGTCGCGGGAGCAGGCGGCGTACGGGCCAAGGCCGGCAAGCCGCTGGCACTGACCTTCTCATTCAACACTGCGTTCGGGACCGGGATCTCGGCGGCCGGTGAGCTGGCCACGAAGGCCTGGACGGAGCTCGGCGTCAAGATCACGTCGAAGCCGAAGGACACCACCGCGATCAACGGGTCGCTGTTCGGGACCGGTGACTGGGACATCGCCTGGGTCGGCGTCGGCTCCAGCTCCCCCGACCAGCTGGTGCCGTTCGTCTCTGGTCCGGTGCCGCCGAGCGGGACCAACTTCGCGCACATCGACAATGCGGCGTACGGCGCTGTGATCGCTGCGGCAGCCAAACTCCAGGGCGCGGACAGTTGTGCCGCGTGGCTGAAGGCGGAGTCGGAACTCGTGGCTGATGTCGACGTGGTTCCGTTCGCGAACGATGTCATCCAGACCTTCGGCAAGGGCGCGCGGTTCGAGAACATCGGCGGTCTCGTGCCGTCGAGTATCCGGATGCTGGCCGGCTGA
- a CDS encoding amidase — MHELSATAQVAALQAGEFSSHELTTHYLERIAKYDDALGAFVTVTPELALVEAKRADQRIAAGDGSALLGLPLGIKDLYVTAGVRTTFGSAALADTVPDADGWATGLLRQAGAVLVGKTNTPEFGATCYTENAVTAQPSVTPYDVTRYASGSSGGGAAAVAAGLLPVAHASDGAGSIRTPATTCHLVGVKPSLGLVTAAVPPGSFFPTTTEGPLARTVADAALLLDVMAQPWIGDLNGWRPDQSFAAAIAKPPRPLKVALWTDTGLDDVSPHPECVRAVERTATLLRELGHEVREVPIPARWEESVRQAMRTHFGYLVNLVVAGLIPAERAGLLTPYTKYLNDVGAKLSGADVLQAQTIQVRYASAFAATEADVVLTPVTSGPPVPLGYFETTGIEGIIDRMLEWSVYTPWANLTGQPAVALPSHLDHDGLPYGVQLVGRPRHDLELLALAAQLESAALWGDAHPPCWSQ; from the coding sequence GTGCACGAGCTGTCTGCGACGGCGCAAGTGGCGGCACTACAGGCCGGGGAGTTCAGCTCTCACGAGCTGACCACGCACTACCTGGAGCGGATCGCCAAGTACGACGACGCGCTCGGCGCCTTCGTCACCGTCACGCCGGAGCTCGCGCTCGTTGAGGCGAAGCGGGCCGACCAGCGGATCGCTGCGGGTGACGGGTCGGCGCTGCTCGGCCTCCCGCTGGGGATCAAGGACCTCTACGTGACCGCCGGCGTACGGACGACTTTCGGTTCGGCAGCGCTTGCCGACACCGTGCCGGACGCCGACGGCTGGGCCACCGGCTTGTTGCGGCAGGCGGGCGCCGTGCTGGTCGGAAAGACCAACACCCCCGAGTTCGGCGCCACCTGCTACACCGAGAACGCGGTCACGGCGCAGCCGTCGGTCACCCCGTACGACGTGACTCGGTACGCGAGCGGTTCGAGCGGGGGTGGGGCCGCGGCGGTCGCCGCCGGGTTGCTGCCGGTTGCGCACGCCAGCGATGGGGCAGGCTCGATCCGCACCCCCGCCACGACCTGTCACCTGGTCGGCGTGAAGCCCAGCCTTGGTTTGGTGACGGCCGCGGTCCCGCCCGGCTCTTTCTTCCCCACCACGACCGAGGGACCGCTCGCGCGAACCGTCGCGGATGCGGCGCTCCTGCTGGACGTCATGGCTCAGCCGTGGATCGGGGACCTCAATGGATGGCGGCCGGACCAGTCGTTCGCCGCCGCGATCGCGAAGCCACCGCGGCCACTGAAGGTCGCCCTCTGGACCGACACCGGGCTGGACGACGTCAGCCCTCATCCTGAGTGTGTGCGGGCCGTCGAACGGACGGCGACCTTGCTCCGGGAGCTGGGCCACGAAGTTCGGGAAGTGCCGATCCCGGCTCGCTGGGAGGAGAGCGTCCGGCAGGCGATGCGGACGCACTTCGGCTATCTCGTCAACCTGGTCGTGGCCGGCCTGATCCCCGCGGAGCGCGCCGGCCTACTGACGCCGTACACGAAGTATCTGAACGACGTCGGTGCCAAGCTGTCCGGAGCGGACGTCCTGCAGGCACAGACGATCCAGGTTCGTTATGCCAGCGCCTTTGCCGCCACGGAGGCCGACGTCGTCCTGACGCCGGTGACGAGCGGGCCGCCGGTGCCGCTCGGGTACTTCGAGACCACCGGCATCGAAGGAATCATCGATCGAATGCTGGAGTGGTCGGTCTACACCCCGTGGGCCAACCTGACCGGCCAGCCGGCGGTCGCCCTGCCGTCACATCTCGACCACGACGGGCTGCCGTACGGCGTGCAGCTCGTCGGACGCCCTCGCCACGATCTCGAGCTGCTCGCGTTGGCCGCGCAACTCGAAAGTGCCGCCCTGTGGGGCGACGCACACCCACCCTGCTGGAGCCAGTAA
- a CDS encoding alpha/beta fold hydrolase, protein MELFPGDGLAEAYAVLPDGRRLRTVTAGGGDGPLVVFEAGMSAPAACWVHTQRELSAHARTLSYDRAGYGGSDVDPAARTLERITDDLTALLDTIGETHPVVLVGHSWGGPILRLFSERHPDRVAGLVFIDATVIEVMPESDSKLLVRSFAVMELLARLGGKGVIVKQTLPHWSPDITAADRAILVRDYACARAMRAARREAHQVVPALQTMRRLQAAGTPDVPTICLQAGRVDRGMKKRRSAFNEATEALMAAVPNGRVEVVAGAGHLVPQENPAATRDAILEILALARH, encoded by the coding sequence ATGGAGCTTTTCCCAGGCGACGGGCTGGCCGAGGCGTACGCCGTGCTCCCCGACGGCCGGCGTTTGCGCACAGTCACCGCAGGCGGGGGCGACGGCCCGCTCGTCGTCTTCGAGGCGGGCATGAGTGCGCCGGCCGCCTGCTGGGTGCACACTCAGCGCGAGCTCAGCGCGCACGCCCGCACGTTGTCCTACGACCGCGCCGGATACGGCGGCAGCGACGTCGACCCGGCCGCCCGGACGCTCGAGCGGATCACCGACGACCTCACGGCCCTGCTCGACACCATCGGCGAGACGCATCCTGTGGTCCTCGTCGGGCACAGTTGGGGCGGTCCGATCCTGCGCCTGTTCTCCGAGCGCCACCCAGACCGTGTTGCCGGGCTGGTGTTTATTGACGCGACCGTCATCGAGGTCATGCCCGAGAGCGACAGCAAGTTGCTGGTCAGATCGTTTGCGGTGATGGAGCTGCTGGCTCGGCTCGGCGGCAAGGGGGTCATCGTCAAGCAGACCTTGCCGCACTGGTCGCCCGACATCACCGCCGCCGATCGGGCCATCCTCGTGCGCGACTATGCCTGCGCCCGCGCCATGCGCGCCGCGCGCCGCGAGGCTCACCAGGTTGTCCCCGCCTTGCAGACCATGCGCAGACTTCAAGCGGCCGGAACACCGGACGTGCCGACGATCTGCCTCCAGGCAGGCCGGGTCGACCGCGGCATGAAGAAACGCCGCTCCGCCTTCAATGAGGCGACCGAGGCGCTGATGGCCGCCGTGCCGAACGGTCGGGTCGAGGTTGTCGCAGGCGCTGGGCACCTTGTCCCACAGGAGAATCCGGCCGCCACGCGGGACGCCATTCTCGAGATCCTGGCTCTCGCGCGGCACTGA
- a CDS encoding TetR/AcrR family transcriptional regulator — protein sequence MAGRPRNPELEKRLLQATWDLLTERGYDALTLAEVATAAGAHRTDVYRRWSSKAQLVVDALTEHLPPIVALDTGSLMTDLRSILGAFAESWSSSWIDGVVALSADLQRDPDAELAFRRMAEGRGAVLSQAIDRAISRGEIAASTDRALIGDLIEGPLMHRRIAGRQALPPEFLDTLAVVVHQVLTAGSSAKR from the coding sequence GTGGCTGGACGTCCCCGGAACCCCGAACTTGAGAAGCGATTGCTGCAGGCAACCTGGGACTTGCTGACCGAGCGCGGGTACGACGCACTGACGCTGGCTGAGGTGGCGACCGCGGCCGGAGCGCACCGCACGGACGTCTATCGGCGCTGGTCGAGCAAGGCCCAGCTCGTGGTCGACGCCTTGACCGAGCATCTGCCGCCGATTGTTGCTCTGGACACCGGATCGTTGATGACCGACCTCCGGTCGATCCTCGGTGCGTTCGCCGAATCCTGGTCCTCGTCGTGGATCGATGGCGTGGTCGCGCTCTCCGCCGACCTGCAACGGGACCCGGACGCGGAGCTGGCCTTTCGTCGGATGGCCGAAGGACGTGGCGCGGTGCTGTCCCAGGCGATCGATCGAGCGATCAGCCGCGGCGAGATCGCTGCCAGCACTGATCGTGCGCTCATCGGCGACCTCATCGAAGGGCCGCTGATGCACCGGCGGATCGCCGGTCGTCAGGCGCTCCCCCCGGAGTTCCTCGACACCCTCGCCGTCGTCGTCCACCAGGTTCTGACCGCAGGGTCCTCAGCGAAACGGTGA